A single window of Culicoides brevitarsis isolate CSIRO-B50_1 chromosome 3, AGI_CSIRO_Cbre_v1, whole genome shotgun sequence DNA harbors:
- the LOC134834005 gene encoding nose resistant to fluoxetine protein 6-like translates to MVATGCARPKLCLFYLLMLSLYLAGPQCDAFKLRRKAVSGKSGAIESKRHQIYFDDDDDDGNSMDDNDSEEVEDLMGLEEDDDKDDDNDNDDDDDNEETSREVTSSRKKVTQVFQKVRKVKFELPNERKKYLKRHVKGDDTDDDDDDDDDDKSKEGIFSKVLSLFGSKNKDAVEAPVAAESAKEVPKVVDDTATKTPNAGKKKRKAKGWRAYVEKLPLGPLLDFISEGQSAEEDDDEPIVNIEVPKNIKPTAQIVEDLKKAVQDKKQEKLNRKKKQTGHPPLPLHEFENLLINIPSFVPNYTKISNFECRYQGQIFERQLRGHKPWTLQMIDSSARISSGLLRGNANQLGDYDMCTNIGTKVKISKQDVVEIRGKYCLAHIDFYAIEEGLKGPLNLIQGKGFVRSTINDPVHFIPRFTTTNWGMCIPSACTNEDAEQMLENFLKPYNCTGLRVQIEVDEDNCYVKEKIDYAEVIEENWEIPATLLFYSFCIVCTLVATMSDYSKALKLDVLYRILVKSKSADENSTNKEEEKAPVVEHGVLHKILMTFSLKSTFPLLFNVDGSDEEQIMCVHGLKAIGTVMLYVAFKMIPLGRIPFDNRNQMTDLFNNPASIVLRALFLYTDLFLLLSGLLSSYGVVKDLKSKGKIHVIKRMIGRIVRLTPTLLAVLLFYAFIWEYIGSGPQYGDLVYKNSDLCKENYWKNLLFIHNWMPFEDICATHTFTLAIDMQLYLIVTPLLVWLFYKKPLAGLAVYGILHGFSTGARFVDVLESRLSFVLFHGMKLSQIYRTANAAITSTVHRATPYLIGIGLGIILRDFEKNIKIPRPMVLLSWLSSFLGIAWCFWSPSHLARRSYQYDSEEASQYAAMAPLVFSISVAWIIFACNYGYGSFINRLLGSRPMILLSRLSYSIYLLEFIVFFTFAASARSTDHFTLATLFDTREIGVLLGAALALTLMLDLPMQNIRRLILGNAEENKEATAVKEQEQEVKVTQTNGHHVVKEEFKEIKEEEVETISPWADEEEDPYVPAFRRSFESKTEKTRMSPREYFKPNSNLRGNPWVTDNGPPEPPESEEEEDEEELEDDEELLDEPEPVKEPERPMRRRFQWDIHDD, encoded by the exons ATGGTCGCAACGGGATGTGCGCGTCCAAAGCTATGTCTTTTTTACCTTTTGATGCTGTCGTTGTATCTTGCGGGCCCGCAATGCGATGCCTTTAAGCTACGACGAAAAGCTGTGAGTGGCAAGTCGGGCGCCATAGAAAGTAAACgccatcaaatttattttgacgacgatgatgacgatggGAACTCGATGGATGATAATGATTCGGAAGAAGTGGAAGATCTGATGGGACTGGAAGAGGATGACGATAAGGATGATGATAACGataacgatgacgacgacgacaacgaggaAACGAGCCGGGAAGTGACTAGCAGCCGGAAGAAAGTCACTCAAGTGTTTCAAAAAGTGCGAAAAGTCAAATTCGAATTgccgaacgaacgaaaaaaatatttgaagcgaCATGTTAAGGGAGACGacaccgacgacgacgacgacgacgatgacgatgacAAAAGCAAAGAAGGTATTTTTAGCAAAGTACTCAGTTTGTTTGgatctaaaaataaagatgCGGTTGAGGCACCTGTTGCTGCCGAAAGTGCAAAAGAAGTGCCAAAAGTAGTAGATGACACCGCAACAAAAACACCGAATGCCGGCAAAAAGAAGCGCAAGGCCAAGGGATGGCGAGCATACGTTGAAAAACTGCCTCTGGGACCTTTGCTGGACTTTATTTCGGAAGGACAATCAGCGGAAGAGGACGATGACGAGCCAATTGTCAACATTGAAGTccccaaaaatatcaaaccaACTGCCCAAATCGTCGAGGACCTCAAAAAGGCCGTTCAAGacaagaaacaagaaaaattaaatcgaaaaaagaaGCAAACGGGACATCCGCCGCTTCCCTTGCATGAATTTgagaatttattgataaatattcCGTCTTTTGTGCCAAATTACacgaaaatttccaattttgagTGTCGCTATCAAGGACAGATCTTTGAAAGACAACTGCGGGGACATAAGCCATGGACTTTGCAAATGATTGATTCGTCAGCGAGAATCTCTTCGGGACTTTTGAGAGGCAATGCAAATCAACTGGGAGACTACGACATGTGCACAAATATCGGAACTAAGGTGAAAATATCGAAGCAAGATGTTGTCGAGATTCGTGGAAAATATTGCTTGGCTCACATTGATTTTTATGCGATTGAGGAGGGATTGAAGGGACCACTAAATTTGATTCAAGGAAAAGGTTTCGTTAGAAGTACAATCAATgat CCGGTTCACTTCATTCCTCGTTTTACAACCACCAACTGGGGCATGTGCATACCCTCAGCTTGCACCAATGAAGACGCCGAACAAATGCTGGAGAACTTCTTGAAGCCTTACAATTGCACTGGACTTCGTGTTCAAATCGAAGTGGACGAAGACAATTGTTATGTGAaggaaaaaatcgattatGCCGAagtaattgaagaaaattgggAAATTCCTGCTACttt GCTTTTTTACAGTTTCTGCATTGTCTGTACGCTTGTGGCAACAATGAGCGACTATTCCAAAGCTCTGAAACTTGATGTGCTTTATCGAATTCTTGTTAAATCCAAATCCGCGGATGAAAATTCCACCAATAAAGAAGAGGAAAAGGCTCCTGTTGTCGAGCACGGTGTCTTGCACAAGATTCTTatgacattttcattaaaatcaacgTTCCCGTTGCTGTTCAACGTGGATGGCAGTGATGAAGAACAAATTATGTGTGTTCACGGACTAAAAGCCATCGGCACTGTTATGTTATATGTGGCTTTTAAGATGATCCCACTCGGCCGCATACCGTTCGACAACCGGAATCAAATGACGGATCTCTTTAATAATCCTGCAAGCATCGTTTTGCGAGCACTTTTCCTCTACACCGACctatttttgttgctttcgGGACTTTTGAGCTCTTATGGCGTCGTAAAAGACCTCAAAAGTAAGGGGAAAATTCACGTAATCAAACGGATGATTGGAAGAATTGTCAGACTGACGCCCACTTTGCTAGCAGTTTTGCTGTTTTATGCTTTCATTTGGGAATATATTGGAA gtgGACCCCAATATGGCGATCTAGTCTACAAGAATTCTGATTTGTGTAAGGAAAACTACTGGAAAAATCTTCTGTTCATCCACAATTGGATGCCATTCGAAGATATTTGTGCTACTCATACTTTTACACTGGCAATCGACATGCAATTGTACTTGATTGTCACTCCGTTACTCGTGTGGCTTTTCTACAAGAAGCCTCTTGCTGGATTGGCAGTTTATGGAATTTTGCATGGATTCTCAACGGGAGCGAGATTCGTTGATGTGCTGGAAAGTCGACTCTCTTTCGTACTTTTCCATGGAatgaa attgagTCAAATTTATCGAACTGCAAATGCCGCAATTACCTCTACAGTTCATCGAGCAACTCCTTATTTGATTGGCATTGGACTTGGAATAATTTTGCGTGACTTTGAGAAAAACATCAAGATCCCTCGACCAATGGTGCTTCTTTCGTGGTTGTCATCCTTCCTCGGAATCGCTTGGTGTTTCTGGTCGCCATCGCATCTTGCTCGTCGTTCATATCAATATGACTCTGAGGAGGCGAGTCAATATGctg CAATGGCTCCTTTGGTCTTCTCAATTTCCGTCGCGTGGATCATCTTTGCCTGCAACTACGGTTACGGTTCATTCATAAATCGCCTACTTGGATCACGTCCAATGATTTTGCTGTCACGTTTGTCATATTCGATCTATTTGTTAGAATTTATCGTTTTCTTCACCTTTGCCGCGAGTGCGAGATCAACGGATCACTTCACGCTCGCCACGTTGTTTGATACGCGGGAAATTGGCGTATTGCTTGGCGCGGCTTTGGCCTTGACCTTGATGCTCGACTTGCCGATGCAGAATATTAGAAGACTTATTTTGGGAAATGCGGAAGAAAATAAGGAAGCTACGGCAGTTAAGGAGCAAGAACAAGAAGTGAAAGTCACACAAACGAATGGACATCATGTGGTTAAGGaggaatttaaagaaattaaggaAGAAGAAGTTGAAACAATCAGTCCGTGGGccgatgaagaagaagatcCATATGTACCGGCATTTAGACGCAGTTTTGAAAGCAAAACGGAAAAGACGAGAATGTCACCAAGAGAATATTTTAAACCAAACAGCAATTTGAGAGGAAATCCATGGGTGACAGATAACGG ACCCCCAGAGCCACCAGAATCCGAGGAAGAAGAGGACGAAGAAGAACTAGAAGATGATGAGGAACTCTTGGACGAACCTGAACCCGTAAAAGAGCCCGAACGTCCCATGAGACGTCGTTTTCAGTGGGACATCCACGACGACTAA
- the LOC134834006 gene encoding negative elongation factor D: protein MNEEYEDDGWMRNNTGEKESADEIMENPQEVLSECLEKFSTPDYIMEPGIFTQLKRYFQAGGTPEQVINRLSQNYTAVAQMANLLAEWLIMAGVKVTDVQAMVENHLKDMILKTFDPKKADTIFTEEGETPDWLTQMIRHHTWRSLIYRLAEEYPDCLMLNFTIKLISDAGYQSEITSISTAAQQIEVFSRVLKTSIAKYLTNADERQKTIQELAKMVCHSQHTYVYSQVMIHLLALEAKGGSNMKRLAEEVAKYALDQGLNITPITMALNNSSPHPAASQALTSMLSRNNLNPADINVLYRHYSSSEPPPIDLIRNPQFLNLLVDSLFKTGVKLNPEHKSKYIYLLAYAASVCETQPKNGQQKKTLNKDELKTTIGAIEKVHAICNVNKGSSELIVDLCTLYQCIKYPVVAVGVIRWVENTVTEPSYFKLCTDSCPVHLVILDEVATLHTSLHDQILQLIIKLFESKQDELEILVQLELRKMLLDRMVNLLARGCVVPVVKYIKQCCAKDDTDISLIRYFVTEVLDTITHPYSKEFVELFLPMVENEEITGTMRDGDNDVVSEFIVRTRMTRGAI, encoded by the exons ATGAATGAAGAGTACGAGGATGATGGATGGATGCGAAACAACACCGGAGAGAAG GAATCGGCCGATGAGATAATGGAAAACCCCCAAGAGGTCCTTTCTGAGTGTCTTGAGAAGTTTTCCACGCCAGATTACATCATGGAGCCCGGAATTTTCACACAGCTCAAACGTTACTTCCAAGCTGGCGGCACTCCGGAACAAGTCATCAACCGTTTGTCGCAAAATTACACGGCAGTCGCTCAAATGGCAAATTTGCTCGCAGAATGGCTCATCATGGCTGGCGTAAAAGTCACCGATGTCCAAGCCATGGTCGAGAATCACTTGAAAGACATGATCCTCAAAACGTTCGATCCGAAGAAAGCTGACACGATTTTCACGGAGGAGGGAGAAACGCCCGACTGGTTGACACAAATGATCCGTCATCATACGTGGCGTTCGCTAATTTACCGTCTCGCCGAAGAATATCCGGATTGTTTGATGCTGAATTTTACGATAAAGTTGATTTCGGATGCCGGGTATCAAAGTGAAATTACGTCAATTTCGACGGCAGCCCAGCAAATTGAAGTATTTTCGAGAGTTTTGAAGACTTCCATCGCGAAATACCTCACAAATGCGGATGAACGACAAAAGACGATACAGGAACTTGCGAAAATGGTGTGTCACTCGCAACATACTTACGTTTATTCGCAAGTTATGATCCATTTATTGGCTTTGGAGGCGAAAGGTGGCTCGAATATGAAGCGATTAGCGGAAGAAGTGGCCAAATATGCATTGGACCAAGGACTGAACATCACTCCGATCACGATGGCACTCAATAATTCGTCACCACACCCAGCGGCAAGTCAAGCTCTGACCTCTATGTTGTCCCGGAACAATTTAAATCCCGCAGATATCAATGTACTGTATCGCCATTACTCGTCAAGTGAGCCTCCACCAATCGATTTGATCCGAAATCCGCAATTCCTGAACTTGCTCGTGGATTCGTTGTTCAAAACTGGCGTCAAATTGAATCCGGAACACAAATCAAAGTACATTTATTTGCTAGCGTACGCTGCAAGTGTCTGCGAAACGCAACCCAAGAACGgacaacaaaagaaaacgCTAAACAAAGACGAACTAAAGACGACAATCGGTGCCATTGAGAAAGTTCATGCCATTTGCAACGTCAACAAAGGCAGTTCCGAGCTAATTGTCGATCTTTGCACGCTTTATCAATGCATCAAGTATCCCGTAGTAGCTGTCGGCGTCATTAGATGGGTAGAAAATACCGTAACAGAACCGTCTTACTTCAAGCTATGCACCGACAGTTGTCCCGTGCACTTGGTAATCCTCGATGAAGTTGCTACACTCCATACCTCACTTCACGATCAAATTTTGCAACTCATCATCAAACTTTTCGAATCGAAACAAGACGAATTGGAGATTTTGGTGCAACTGGAACTGCGAAAAATGCTGCTGGATCGCATGGTGAACTTGTTAGCGCGTGGCTGTGTCGTGCCCGTCGTCAAATATATCAAGCAGTGTTGCGCGAAAGACGATACCGATATATCGTTAATCCGTTATTTCGTGACAGAAGTGCTCGATACGATCACGCATCCATATTCGAAGGAGTTTGTGGAATTATTTTTGCCGATGGtcgaaaatgaggaaattaCGGGCACTATGCGAGATGGTGACAATGATGTCGTGTCAGAATTTattg TTCGAACACGCATGACTCGTGGTGCAATCTAG
- the LOC134834772 gene encoding activating signal cointegrator 1 yields MTSRKNKGDGGKKFHNTTKPADKPKENIPSESTGAKKKTKFVPVTSGDIEATLLKGRHRCDCQATKHKLITNCMKCGRIVCEQEGSGPCLYCGNLVCSREEEDLIGQQTKRGQNLKKTLMEQGRPAGWEEALAQRNRLLDYDRNSARRTEIIDDESDYFKNNSVWLSEEEREKLAKLERELEEKKHASRRTKTITVDLYNRQIVEQEENLGELESKIYQEILSMDARPSNTYEDFAEIMNAEIDFPTFDIGAVDEATGRKFDGVYNRVQDKEILEMSDMRNCLSMHQPWASLLIAGIKMHEGRSWYTHVRGRLWIASTAKPAEKEDIEMMERFYKKYYDDAGLEFPSQYPSGVLLGYVTLQDCLPQEEYQKVHPGGESDSPYVFICTDPQPLTVLFPVKGQHKIYKLDQSIHLAAMKSLQKIKNH; encoded by the exons ATGACGTCACGTAAAAATAAAG GTGACGgtggcaaaaaatttcacaacacAACGAAACCTGCCGACAAACCAAAGGAAAACATTCCATCAGAGTCCACCGGCGCAAAGAAGAAAACCAAATTTGTGCCCGTGACTTCAGGTGATATTGAAGCGACACTTCTCAAAGGTCGTCACCGCTGCGATTGTCAAGCCACAAAACACAAACTCATCACGAATTGCATGAAATGTGGCCGAATTGTGTGCGAACAAGAGGGTTCCGGTCCGTGTTTGTATTGCGGAAATTTGGTGTGCTCTCGTGAAGAAGAAGATCTTATTGGACAACAGACAAAAAGAggtcaaaatttgaagaaaaccCTCATGGAGCAAGGTCGACCTGCTGGCTGGGAAGAAGCACTTGCCCAACGAAATCGCTTGCTGGACTACGACCGGAACAGCGCTCGTCGCACAGAAATTATCGACGACGAATCCGATTACTTCAAAAATAACAGTGTCTGGTTATCGGAAGAGGAACGCGAAAAACTAGCAAAACTCGAACGAGAGCTGGAAGAGAAAAAACACGCAAGTCGTCGCACGAAAACCATCACCGTGGACTTGTACAATCGCCAAATCGTCGAACAAGAGGAAAATCTCGGCGAACTAGAATCAAAAATCTACCAAGAAATCCTCAGTATGGATGCGCGTCCATCAAACACGTACGAAGATTTTGCGGAAATCATGAATGCCGAAATAGATTTCCCCACATTTGACATTGGAGCCGTTGACGAAGCGACGGGAAGGAAATTTGACGGTGTCTATAATCGCGTTCAGGACAAAGAAATTCTGGAAATGAGTGATATGCGAAATTGTTTGTCAATGCATCAACCTTGGGCTTCACTTTTAATTGCGGGAATCAAAATGCACGAAGGTCGTTCGTGGTATACGCATGTCCGAGGACGATTATGGATCGCATCGACCGCAAAACCAGCGGAAAAAGAAGACATCGAGATGATGGAAcgattttacaagaaatattACGATGATGCAGGCTTGGAATTTCCAAGTCAATATCCGTCGGGAGTGTTATTGGGATATGTAACGTTGCAAGATTGCCTCCCACAAGAGGAATATCAAAAAGTTCATCCGGGAGGCGAGTCAGATAGTCCCTACGTGTTCATTTGTACAGATCCGCAACCACTAACGGTGCTATTTCCCGTGAAAGGTCAACATAAAATCTACAAATTAGACCAAAGTATCCATTTGGCTGCGATGAAATCACTgcaaaagatcaaaaatcactaa